Proteins from one Cicer arietinum cultivar CDC Frontier isolate Library 1 chromosome 3, Cicar.CDCFrontier_v2.0, whole genome shotgun sequence genomic window:
- the LOC101508189 gene encoding myb-related protein 315 — MNWQHLCLSLKFLLNSHFFNFITLPKVKKMGRQPCCDKVGLKRGPWTIEEDHKLVSFILNNGIHCWRMVPKLAGLLRCGKSCRLRWINYLRPDLKRGNYTEIEEDQIIQLHARLGNRWSKIASHFPGRTDNEIKNHWNTKIKKKLKLLGVDPLTHKPIEQKQQIDDDDDDDKNKTNKQPNNISAGYEENVGIKLLGSDGTKENKVTWDDTAFEMLCSNLDLGTWMNQDTNTSTNSVSSSCVSMDDTSHISVDESSYLHQNSLQEWVNSMNSILSWDGFNPLDQDISFLERNK, encoded by the exons aTGAACTGGCAGCATCTTTGCTTGAGTCTTAAGTTTCTATTAAACTctcattttttcaattttatcacaCTTCCAAAGGTTAAAAAAATGGGAAGACAACCTTGTTGTGATAAGGTTGGTTTGAAGAGAGGACCATGGACTATTGAAGAAGATCACAAGCTTGTGAGTTTCATCCTCAACAATGGCATTCATTGTTGGAGAATGGTTCCTAAACTTGCAG GTCTTTTAAGATGTGGAAAGAGTTGTAGATTGAGATGGATTAATTATCTAAGGCCAGACCTCAAGAGAGGTAACTATACTGAAATTGAAGAGGATCAAATTATTCAACTACATGCACGTCTTGGTAACAG GTGGTCAAAGATTGCTTCACATTTTCCTGGAAGAACGGACAATGAAATTAAAAACCATTGGAACACTAAAATCAAGAAGAAGCTGAAGTTACTGGGTGTGGACCCTTTGACTCATAAGCCAATTGAGCAAAAGCAAcaaattgatgatgatgatgatgatgacaaaaataaaactaacaaacaaccAAATAATATTTCAGCAGGGTATGAAGAAAATGTGGGAATAAAGTTGTTGGGCAGTGATGGCACCAAAGAAAATAAGGTGACATGGGATGATACTGCTTTTGAAATGTTATGCTCAAATTTGGACTTAGGAACATGGATGAATCAAGACACCAACACTAGCACTAATTCTGTATCTAGTTCTTGTGTTTCTATGGATGATACTAGCCACATTTCTGTTGATGAATCCTCTTACCTTCACCAAAATTCCTTACAAGAATGGGTTAATAGTATGAATTCCATTCTCTCATGGGATGGCTTTAATCCTCTTGACCAAGATATTTCTTTTTTGGAAAGGAATAAGTAA